A part of Crassostrea angulata isolate pt1a10 chromosome 5, ASM2561291v2, whole genome shotgun sequence genomic DNA contains:
- the LOC128185916 gene encoding uncharacterized protein LOC128185916 gives MRVVCILAILVSISDAEPVSSFLTDGENKTSTSLESKDQDWNDLSIIRQMINQETVIRLALVKNVHALVNDVTSLKQSLATSETKISEQQRTIASLIQKNRELENSSRMSEARITDLETKLQTVNENVSTLHEQLNDIQRDSDEKRREMFNKTRNVLDDIKIEVRYLSVTLLDFKESTETENESRDKKYEELKRHFANSFEELKAEIFQNELNLTKNKVLIQNLDDSQSEIRGTFTEILNRTVTKLETQLKTSEYEQLKLSSAVASLEVANMNLSRLNCDKGNHHAFTAGISSSNYGWTGDTLVFPTVIYSEGTGYNPSTGIFTAPIAGTYVFYVSVQSAFQKYIHLDIVMNGSSKVRAMAYYSGSSSSIHQTGTNLVILHLQTGDSVWVKRGSGTGYYSNSDHVTTFSGFKL, from the exons ATGAGGGTGGTTTGTATTTTAGCGATATTGGTAAGTATATCTGATGCAGAACCAGTCTCATCGTTCCTTACTGATGGAGAAAACAAGACATCAACATCATTGGAGAGCAAAGACCAGGATTGGAACGATTTGAGCATCATACGACAGATGATAAACCAAGAGACTGTCATCCGCCTCGCTTTGGTCAAAAATGTCCACGCACTGGTTAATGACGTCACCAGTTTGAAACAAAGTCTTGCGACAAGtgaaacaaaaatatcagaACAACAGCGAACAATTGCTTCTCTTATACAAAAAAATAGAGAACTTGAAAACAGTAGCAGAATGAGCGAGGCTAGAATAACGGATCTGGAAACGAAATTACAAACAGTTAACGAGAACGTCAGCACTTTGCACGAACAATTAAACGACATCCAGAGAGATTCAGACGAAAAAAGGCGGGAAATGTTTAACAAAACTCGTAATGTTCTTGATGATATCAAAATAGAGGTACGCTATCTTTCGGTCACGCTGTTAGATTTCAAGGAAAGCACGGAGACTGAAAATGAGTCGAGGGATAAGAAATACGAAGAACTAAAACGACATTTTGCCAATTCATTTGAAGAATTAAAagcagaaatatttcaaaacgaACTCAACCTCACAAAAAACAAAGTGCTCATTCAAAATCTAGATGATTCTCAATCGGAAATTAGAGGAACCTTCACAG aAATCTTGAATAGAACAGTCACTAAGCTTGAAACACAGTTAAAAACGTCGGAGTATGAGCAGCTTAAACTATCGTCTGCTGTGGCTTCTTTGGAAGTGGCCAACATGAACTTGTCCAGATTGAACTGCG ATAAGGGTAACCACCATGCGTTTACAGCGGGTATATCATCAAGTAACTATGGTTGGACAGGAGACACACTAGTGTTCCCCACAGTAATCTACAGCGAAGGAACAGGCTACAACCCCAGTACTGGTATCTTTACAGCGCCCATAGCAGGGACATATGTGTTCTATGTCTCTGTTCAGTCTGCTTTTCAAAAATACATCCATTTAGACATAGTTATGAATGGATCCAGTAAGGTCAGGGCCATGGCTTATTACAGTGGGAGCAGCAGTTCGATTCACCAGACCGGAACCAACCTGGTTATCTTACATCTACAGACCGGGGACAGTGTGTGGGTCAAACGAGGCAGTGGTACCGGTTACTACAGTAATAGTGATCACGTTACAACGTTCTCTGGATTTAAACTTTAA